A segment of the Neoarius graeffei isolate fNeoGra1 chromosome 5, fNeoGra1.pri, whole genome shotgun sequence genome:
AGACTCAATAAGGACAATCATTCTCATGGAAATATGGAAATGCTGCTACAGATTACATCTTTGTAAATGCAGTTACAATATTCCTGCAAAATTTACTGATATTATTATTCAGTTATTCTGCAAAAATCAAATTGATTAGCTAGTTAGCTACATTACACTACCAACTGTCATAAGGTATAGGGCAAGCCATTTCTGAACCTATAAATAGTAAACTgcaaaatatataaatatgtttAGTTGTACAATCTGGTTTAATTAGATAACATAGTGAGCAAAGCTTGTACTCCaattaatgcttccttcactgtaGTTCACTGTTTCTCAGAGCGACCACCGGTGGTCCGCGAGTTGATGTCGTAAAATATCATGTTTTATCAGCGTTTCTCAATTCACCTATGTGATTCCAAAAGCAAAGTTTTGAGTCGCACAGATGAGTTGTTTTCTATATTGAATAAAGTCTTATGCAAATTCAAATAGTAGCCtattatttgaatttgtctgacATGAAGCAAGTCAACAGTTTTGTGACACTGCTTATAGCTACATCAGTTTAGATTACACTTTCATATCAATGTCATCTCTGAACATGGAGGGAATGTGGAATGCAGAGAAACTACAAGTAACCAAATTAGGCTTAGCATCAAATTGTCAAAAAGGTAATGGATTGGTGGCTGAAGACTGGGTCAGTCAAAGGAAAAGCACAAGAAACATCTGGCAAGAACAAGGACAAAGTGCAAAGACATGATAattctttgtttgagaaaacaaagcGGCGCAATCGGATCAATGTGGCCCCCAATATGAGattaaaactgtccagtttggagccAGACATTGCTTCACTGATGTATCAGAATAAGCAGCACAATTGTTCCCATTAAGATTGTTCCCATTAAGAGAATTTATTGTTCCCATTAATGAGTGAATTAActatactatttgtaaaactgTAATTTCATTTGTGTATAATTTGTGATATACTGTTGAAGTAGGCTGACTGTTCTTTGTTCAGGATCTTTAGGGGGTTAGGTGGTCtgcaatttttattattattatttttttaatggataaagtggtccttggtctgaaaaagtttgagaaacactgctagTTCTACCACTTTACAAAAGAAAAGTTGTCATTTAAGGCTGCCTTCCTATTTGCTTCTTCAAATTTGTTTATGCTGTGAATTAAACTGGACAAGCCTGACTACACTGAAAGTTTTCCAACACTATTTGTCAACTCCTAATGTGAAGGGTTGTTGTTTATAATaattatgttttgtttttaggTTGCAATTAAATATGTTCCCAAGGATCCCTCAGACGTGTACATCACCATTGTAAGCACTTATTTTACTTATGTGATaggagcagaggtggaaaaactggattgacaaagtaaaagtcctgcttaggttttccttctgcctgtgctctcaacacaggtgatttcaccaattagctcatcaacctggcttaggggatgtggtaattaggatcagctggttcattgaattggctggagcaaaaatgtggcagggtttttactttctgcacccgggtttttccacctctggataGGAGCAACAAATTCCAGTTTACAATTACTAGATAGACCAAAACTATGTTTCCAGGATGTGTTCATTTACATGTGCCTGCTACTGTCAACAAAAACAATTCATCTTGTAGCCATGTTTCAGCATAACAATCCTAGATGCTAAATTAGCTGCTGTAGCTAACTACTTCCATAAGTCAGCAACCCCACCCCAATAGCACGGTGATGATTGCTCATAAAAGCATTAACCAGCTTTTAGGTTTGActgattttatttgtttattttttttacaaaatttgcCTTGTTACAGATATCATACATTTCTGTTAATGTCAATGGATGTAAATGCTAATATACATGACCGTTAACTAGATTGCATAAAATCACAAACAGAAGCAGCAACATAGTCATTAAAAATTGATCAAGTAATATAATGTAAGCTAAAGGTAAGAGACATGTCTTACTGAATGGGACATGACCTGCCACATATTATGCACATTAGTAAAGAACTGCAGTTGAGTTGAACAGAAGCGAAACAGCAAAGTTATTCCTCTAAAAAATAATTCCTTGTTTTCATGCTTGTTCCATGTCAGTGATTATTACATCCGGATGTTGCACAAAGTGCAAATTTGCAAAAACCTTTATTGAAGCTCTAATATCAATTCCACTCAGTTGTGACAACCTGGAAAGCCTCTAAAAAAACAAGAGGGTACGCCATAGACACATCAGTCTTAGCTCAAAGCAGCATCTAAGTTTCACAGACTGCAGCTATGATTTTTCCGATTCAGATTTACAACCTAACATTCATAACGAATATCAAAAAAGGAGTGTGATTCTGGAGTCAGCATCAAGGTTTTTTTTCAATATCACTCCAACTATATCCTCCCATCTCCCATCATCATAGTTTACATTTCATTTTATTCTTAagagtttcatttctttaaagatTTTAGTTGTATACCTGTAAACCCATGCTAACTATGTTTATTCTAATGTTAGCCTGGCGAGTCCTGCAAGCTCCATACAGAGGTGGCGTTAATGCAAATTGTATCAAAGCCACCTCACTGCAAGAACGTTCTGCAACTTCTGGATTGGTTTGATATGCCCAACTACCTCCTGTTGGTGCTGGAAAGACCCATCCACTGCATGGACGTTTATAATTTGTGCATGAGTCACAAAGGCATACTGGATGAACCACTGGCTAAAATCATCATGCTGCAGGtgattcatctttttttttttttttggcccactAACGCTACCTCTTTAGAGAACCAGAGAATTAGTTATAGAGATATTGCTAGGGTTATCAGATGCTTCACAAACTAACAAGGTCCCATACAGATGGAAAATACAAACTGACACACAAATGCAGATAATAATGGTAAAGAAATAGTGATATTAACCATAACAACCCACAACAGCGTAATTtgaatttgtttgtgtgtgtaatttagatgtgtgtgtgagtgaattgtTTTAATGAAGGTCTACTGATGTATGGTATGGCTGTGACTATGTGATGCGGCTGTGAGGGTCCAGTCTTGTCACTGGTTGTTCTTGCTATCGTATAGTACATAGATATGGTGTCACTGATGTAAATAATTAGATAGAATTAAATTcaccatgtttttttttatccaggcAGATAGTTTCTTTCTTCTTTGAGGGGTTTGAGTGAGCTTGATGGTATTCTTTGATTTCATGCTGCAGGTGCTTGAGGCTGCCCGTCACTGCTACAGTCGCAGAGTTTTCCATCGTGACATCAAGGCAGAAAACCTTCTTTTCAACACCGACACCATGGATGTCAAACTAATTGACTTTGGCTGCGGCGATTTGTGGCAGGACACACCCTACGAGGAATATGCAGGTTAACTGCACATCAAGGAGAAACAAAAATGGCATAGAATTGAATGGACTGAATATCTAGTATATCTATTTTGCTGATGATGTGATTGCTGTTTTACTCAGGAACTCCACAATTCTGGCCTCCAGAATGGATTCAACAGGATGCGTATTATGCCGACTCTGCGACAGTCTGGGGTCTTGGCATACTCCTCTTTAGTCTTGTATGTGGAGAAATGCCCTTCCAAAATGAAGAGGAAATTGTTGATGGGAGCCTCCATTTCAAGCCTGGTTTGTCTCAAGGTGAGAAAATGCAGAAGCATCACATTGAGATATTATAAAAAGCTGTAAATCTGAGAGAAATGACACTGAAGTTGAAAACGGAAGTTAAAAAGTAGTGACTAAATTTAAGTCTCTGATCACATCACTGTCCACACAGCCTGTCACCATCTGATAAAGTGGTGCTTGGAACAGGACCCTACCAAACGGCCAAGCCTCACACAGATCAGCGAACACGAGTGGTTCACAGACGTCCTTCAAGAGCAGGTTCTAGACCAGGTTAGCCAGGCAAAACAGATCAAGcctaattaaaattaaccaagatagtATGTAATCCTGTTGTTTGGATCACATGATTTGTACCAGATCACAGCTGAgttctttaaaaataaaggcttatGTTTTGTTATATTAACATGAAAGAACCATGAAATGAACATGAAATATAATGAGACATGACATTCTACAATGTTCTATTTTAATATTTCATTTAAatggctttgtttgtttgtttatttcacaGATCCTGTAGCCTAGACATCATTGGAAAATGTCATGTGGATACAATAGACTGGTACTCCAGCACTACTGTGTTCAAGACTGAATACATCCCGCGACTCTTATTAACAATATTCACAtactgagccatgggccaaggagcatTTGATTTTGATGCAATCCGGAAATGTATGAGGGTCCTGGATTTTCTTGTCTATTCCCAACGTAGCTCAAACAAGCTTTAGTATTAAACATTATTTAGtattgtacagctttagtattatcaaaACATTTCAGAAG
Coding sequences within it:
- the LOC132886242 gene encoding serine/threonine-protein kinase pim-1-like, whose product is MPTFHLSCLEFLTEPEAQRFLALYTLGNLLGRGGYGSVYEGVRKKDGQQVAIKYVPKDPSDVYITIPGESCKLHTEVALMQIVSKPPHCKNVLQLLDWFDMPNYLLLVLERPIHCMDVYNLCMSHKGILDEPLAKIIMLQVLEAARHCYSRRVFHRDIKAENLLFNTDTMDVKLIDFGCGDLWQDTPYEEYAGTPQFWPPEWIQQDAYYADSATVWGLGILLFSLVCGEMPFQNEEEIVDGSLHFKPGLSQACHHLIKWCLEQDPTKRPSLTQISEHEWFTDVLQEQVLDQLAEIKALLYNLQPPEAQPADALASAASFTPPEPQPPVLSPAAELQEEDVLSTMVKPVIKMAPGVGHSTI